The genome window CGTGGACACACGATCCAACAGAAAGCGGTCGTGGGTCACCAACACCACGCAGCCAGGGAAGTCGGTGAGGCTTTCCTCCAAGACCTCCAAGGTCGGGATGTCGAGGTCGTTGGTTGGCTCGTCGAGGATGAGGAGGTCAGCGGGTTGTAGCATAAGGCGAGCGATCAAAACCCGGGCTTGCTCGCCGCCGGAAAGCCACTGCATAGGCAACTCCAACTGGTCGGCTCGAAAAAGAAACCGCTTCGCCCAGGACGCGACATGAATAGGACGACCGCGATAGAGCACGGTGTCCCCGTCCGGAATTAACGCACGCTTCAGACTCAAATTGGGGTCGAGGGCTTCGCGATTCTGATCGAAGTAGACGATCCGCAGCTCTTCCGCGCGTTCGATCTCGCCGGCCTCGGGCATAATCTCGCCAGTCAGCAGGCGCAGCAACGTACTCTTCCCGCTGCCATTCGGCCCAAGCAAGCCCAGCCGCAGACCCGGGGTCAGGGTCAGATCGATGCCATCGAGAACAAGTTTCTGCCCAAAGGATTTCTTGAGTTTGCGCGTCACCAACAGCTTCTTGGACTGCCGTTCGGACGAGGTAAAATCGATCCCGACCGCTCCTGACACGGAGCGCGCTTTCATCTCGTCGAGTTCTTGCTTCAGCCGTCCGGCTTCCTTGATGCGGGCCTGGGCCTTGGTCGAGCGGGCTTTCGCGCCCCGCCGCAACCATTCCAGCTCGCGGCGCACCATATTGGCCAGCGACTCTTGATAAGCCGCTTGGTTACGAAAGGCCTCATCACGCTTGGTCAAGAAGTCGCTGTATCGCCCGTCGGTCTCGAAAATCCCTTCAGGATAGGCGCGGTTCAGCTCGACCATCCGCGTGGCGACATGCTCCAGGAAGTAACGGTCGTGGCTGACCACCAAGCACGCGAGCGACTCGGATTGCAACACCTCCTCCAGCCACAGAATACCTTCCACATCCAGATGATTCGTCGGCTCATCCAGCAGCAGAATCGCCGGAGATTGCACCAACTCGCGCGCGATAGCCAACCGTTTGGTCCAGCCTCCGGACAGCATCTCGACCGGCTGACGAAAATCCGTGAACCCGGCACGCCCGAGAGCAACCGCCACTTTGCCGGCCCTATCGAAATCGTCGAGTGTCGCCTCGCCCAGGGCTTCATAGAGAATCTCTTCCACCGTCCGTCCAGAAGGGAAAACCGGCTCCTGCGGCACATAGCCGACGCGAGTCAGTCGTCGGACAGATCGCGTGCCGCTATCCGGTGTTTCCATCCCGGCAAGAATCTTCAGCAGCGTCGATTTTCCCGAACCGTTCGGGCCGACGAGACCAACGCGATCACCTTCGCAAAGACCGAAAGAGAGACCGCGAAAAAGCGATTGCGCGCCGTAGGCTTTACTGATCGACTCACAGCTGAGGAGGACGGACCGACTCATAGAGTCGCGGATTATAAAGACCGCGACCCATTCTCGCTACTGGAGCTGCCGGGCAAATCACGGGACTTTACTAGCGTCGCTTTTTCTCAGACAATACGCCTGCTTCGCAAACAAGACCTCGCCATTTTCACTCGGGACGAAGGAGACATGAACGTAAAACGACAGGCGACTCTTCTTCTCTTTTCCGCGCTCCTCTTGACTTGGCTCGCGTCGGCCATGACGAACGTGGCCACCGTTCACGCCGCGATCTTCGTAGTCACGAAAACAGCGGACACTGTCGATGGTGCCTGTAATGCCGACTGTTCTTTACGCGAAGCCATTATCGCAGCGAATACCACCGCAGCAACCGACACTATTCAACTGCCCGCCGGACTTTATACCCTCAGCATCCCGGCGACAGGCAGCGATTCCGCTGCAAACGGCGACTTGGACATCACCAACGATCTCACGATTCAGGGTCAGGGTGCCTCCACCACGCGCATCGATGGCAATCAGCTTGATCGCGTCTTCCATGTCTTCGCTTCGGCAACGGTTTCCATGTCAGGCGTGACTATCCGCAACGGGCTCCCGAGCGCCGCGCAAGGGAGCATCATCGGTGGCGGCATCCTCAATCGTGGCGACCTCACGCTGACCAATGTCACGGTCTCGGACAATGCCGCCGACAATGGAGGCGGCATCAGCAACACCGGCAACCTGACGCTCATGGCCAGCACCCTCAGCCTTAATGCAGCCGTGATCGGCGGCGGTGTCACCAACACAAGCGAAGGGTCTCTGACACTCGTCAACAGTACCGTGAGCGGCAACACGGCACAGCAAGACGGCGGCGGAATCCATAACCAAGCCGATGCCAGAATCAGAAACAGCACCATCGCCGAGAACTCGATACAGACGCCCGGCGCAAGCGAGGAGATCGCGAATGCAGATGGGGTTATTATCCTGAGTAATACCCTTGTCGTGAAGACGGCGGGAAGCACGGGAACCGCCTGCGGCGGAGACGGACTGTTGCTCTCCCTCGGTTTCAACTTGGATAACGACGGAAGTTGCGGTTTTACGAATCCGGGAGATCTCTCCAATACCGATCCCCAACTCGCTCCCTTACAAGACAACGGCGGACCAACCAAGACCCACGCATTACCGTCGAACAGCCCAGCAATCGATGCCGGCGATCCCGATGGATGTCTCGATGCCTTCGGCGATCTCCTCACCACCGACCAGCGTGGCGCGGTTCGGCCAATCGATGGCAACCAAGATGACCAAATCGTCTGCGATA of Deltaproteobacteria bacterium contains these proteins:
- a CDS encoding ABC-F family ATP-binding cassette domain-containing protein, with amino-acid sequence MSRSVLLSCESISKAYGAQSLFRGLSFGLCEGDRVGLVGPNGSGKSTLLKILAGMETPDSGTRSVRRLTRVGYVPQEPVFPSGRTVEEILYEALGEATLDDFDRAGKVAVALGRAGFTDFRQPVEMLSGGWTKRLAIARELVQSPAILLLDEPTNHLDVEGILWLEEVLQSESLACLVVSHDRYFLEHVATRMVELNRAYPEGIFETDGRYSDFLTKRDEAFRNQAAYQESLANMVRRELEWLRRGAKARSTKAQARIKEAGRLKQELDEMKARSVSGAVGIDFTSSERQSKKLLVTRKLKKSFGQKLVLDGIDLTLTPGLRLGLLGPNGSGKSTLLRLLTGEIMPEAGEIERAEELRIVYFDQNREALDPNLSLKRALIPDGDTVLYRGRPIHVASWAKRFLFRADQLELPMQWLSGGEQARVLIARLMLQPADLLILDEPTNDLDIPTLEVLEESLTDFPGCVVLVTHDRFLLDRVSTLLLALDGSGRGVFFADYAQWEAAHLRAASVFRQPASKSPPRETRPTPRFSSREKREWEQIEQKISEAEEMLTERQQALEDPAVASDPAALQQRYEALAAARAAVETLYARWAELEEKVHGR